A single genomic interval of uncultured Desulfobulbus sp. harbors:
- a CDS encoding metallophosphoesterase, whose translation MQKTDLATAAVGDIHGCSDALTVLLEKLQDRIHTLVFLGDYVDRGPNSKEVIATILQWKKIKEMTIVPLMGNHDLLFLQYLQGNPSPFFFEVGGMQTLASYGLAPESSKQEIKREVPPQHIAFLQSLPLWWQDQHAIYVHAGLEPGRHLSQQGSHWCLWNCKPFDQCTFDFGKPVVFGHRVYPKPLIMPERIGIDTGAVYGGQLSAVLLPKREIISVPVSL comes from the coding sequence ATGCAAAAAACAGATTTAGCCACCGCTGCAGTCGGCGACATCCATGGCTGCTCTGACGCGTTAACTGTATTACTCGAAAAACTCCAGGACCGTATACATACGCTCGTTTTCCTGGGGGACTATGTGGACCGTGGACCAAATTCCAAAGAAGTAATTGCAACGATTCTTCAATGGAAGAAAATAAAAGAAATGACAATCGTTCCCCTCATGGGAAATCATGACCTTCTCTTCCTCCAGTACCTTCAGGGAAATCCTTCTCCGTTTTTTTTTGAAGTTGGCGGGATGCAGACCTTGGCAAGCTATGGACTTGCACCGGAATCCTCAAAGCAAGAAATCAAGCGAGAAGTCCCGCCGCAACATATTGCCTTCTTGCAGAGCCTCCCCCTTTGGTGGCAGGATCAACATGCTATCTATGTGCATGCTGGTCTTGAGCCCGGTCGTCATTTAAGCCAGCAGGGCAGCCACTGGTGCCTATGGAACTGCAAACCGTTTGACCAATGCACCTTTGATTTTGGCAAGCCCGTCGTTTTTGGCCACAGAGTTTATCCAAAACCACTGATTATGCCAGAGCGAATAGGTATTGATACCGGGGCTGTGTACGGAGGTCAGTTGAGCGCGGTGCTTTTACCAAAACGCGAAATTATCAGCGTACCGGTTTCCCTGTAA
- a CDS encoding Wzz/FepE/Etk N-terminal domain-containing protein: protein MDNKQRQLMKKYIDLIVYRWRLISISALVGISIGLVYYLTLPKSYQSTALLSYEAQQINPAKMDPEQGKIRLRDSLATLSELVTSRNSLEKVILQYSLYEGARKTLPIEDVIEMMRRNIEISPSKTGDVFSVAFEGGNPQQVVRVTNQLASLFIEENLKYREERATETSKYTESELAMAKRVLDGKETQMRDYKLQYFNEMPDQRQSNFTQLQALLSQQQGIQNSIQELERTKVMAQEQSSMQVRIASFAAQNNSGPLPETDYDRLQRLKSHLAEISTKYTESHPDVKRTKQLITQLQAKIAAGGGHGGGASTGSKAALVASLESQRLQMQIKQIDVNIDQLRKQLAALPEQIAKYQRWIEAAPIREAEWKTLTRDYSELRRHYDELVAQNLAAQSAENIEKNQKGSRFKIVDSARLPEKPFKPNFLKVVGGALAVGLGLSLVFVLGADFIDTSFKDINDLEDFVGVPVICAIPYVEQEHEIKRQKVYLRLSVLGILLFAVGVIAAVVAMWSKGLIIV from the coding sequence ATGGATAATAAACAGCGTCAGTTGATGAAAAAGTATATTGATTTGATCGTGTATCGATGGCGATTAATCAGTATCAGTGCTTTGGTCGGTATTTCAATAGGCTTGGTCTATTATCTTACACTGCCCAAAAGTTACCAGAGTACTGCCTTGTTGAGTTACGAGGCACAGCAGATCAACCCCGCAAAAATGGACCCGGAGCAGGGGAAAATTCGTCTTCGGGACTCCCTTGCTACGCTCAGTGAACTGGTTACCAGCCGTAATAGTCTTGAAAAGGTTATACTTCAATATTCTTTGTATGAGGGGGCGAGAAAAACCCTCCCTATCGAAGATGTTATCGAAATGATGCGGAGAAATATCGAGATTTCCCCATCGAAAACAGGTGACGTTTTCAGTGTCGCTTTTGAGGGGGGGAACCCGCAGCAGGTCGTTCGCGTGACCAATCAACTTGCGTCGCTGTTTATCGAGGAGAATCTCAAGTATCGTGAGGAGCGGGCCACGGAAACTTCCAAGTACACGGAAAGTGAGTTGGCGATGGCCAAACGGGTTCTTGATGGTAAAGAGACACAGATGCGGGATTACAAGTTACAGTATTTTAATGAGATGCCGGATCAGCGTCAGAGCAACTTCACTCAATTGCAGGCACTGCTCAGCCAACAGCAGGGGATACAGAATTCTATCCAGGAGCTTGAACGGACCAAGGTGATGGCTCAAGAGCAGTCGAGTATGCAGGTGCGCATTGCAAGTTTTGCCGCGCAAAACAACTCAGGCCCACTGCCAGAGACCGATTATGACCGCCTGCAAAGGTTGAAATCGCATCTTGCTGAAATTTCGACCAAATATACAGAGAGTCATCCGGATGTCAAACGAACCAAGCAGCTGATCACTCAACTGCAGGCCAAAATAGCAGCGGGCGGTGGTCATGGGGGCGGCGCGTCGACAGGATCCAAAGCCGCATTGGTGGCAAGTCTTGAGAGCCAGCGGTTGCAGATGCAAATCAAGCAGATAGATGTCAATATAGATCAGCTGCGCAAACAGCTGGCCGCGCTGCCGGAACAGATCGCAAAGTACCAGCGGTGGATTGAGGCCGCACCTATTCGTGAGGCCGAGTGGAAGACCCTCACTCGGGACTACAGTGAGTTGCGACGACACTACGACGAATTGGTTGCGCAAAATCTGGCGGCCCAATCAGCCGAAAATATAGAAAAAAATCAAAAGGGAAGTCGATTTAAGATTGTCGACTCTGCCCGCCTGCCGGAAAAACCGTTCAAGCCCAATTTTCTCAAGGTGGTTGGGGGCGCCTTGGCCGTGGGCTTGGGCTTAAGTCTCGTTTTTGTTCTTGGCGCAGATTTCATTGACACTTCCTTCAAGGATATCAATGACCTGGAGGATTTTGTCGGGGTTCCCGTCATCTGTGCTATCCCCTATGTTGAGCAAGAGCATGAAATCAAGAGGCAAAAAGTGTATCTTCGCCTCAGCGTGCTTGGCATACTCTTGTTCGCTGTTGGGGTGATCGCTGCGGTTGTTGCCATGTGGAGCAAAGGTTTAATCATAGTCTAA